The region GCGTTGCCTCTTCCATCTTCCCGACTTCCTGATCTGATTCTCCCGGTAAGCCTGTTCCCTGAATCCGAAGGCACACTTATCAACGGAGAAGGCAGGATTTTGTCTGTTAAAAAGGCAATAGAGCCATATATGGAATCAAGGCCTGACTGGTGGATATTTAAAAGTATTGCAGAGAAGATGGGTAAGAACGTTTCGAAGTATAAAGATGTACCATTGATTCAGAATGAGATTAAAAAATATGTGAAAGGCTTCCTGAACTTAAAAAAGAGACTTGAATTTGTCAAAATTATCATTAAAGGTTCAATTGTTGGTTCCGGAAAGGGTAAAGGAATTTCCACTACCCCAGCCAAAAGCAGCTACAGAGGCATATTGCTGGCAGATATTGTAGGTGGTATGAAAGTGATAGAAAGCGAAAGTTATGACCTTAGCTCGCAGGGCGAGCGAGAAAGGGGCGGAAAGCAGTCCCGGGAAACAGCAGGGAGGGCAAGATGAATAAAGTAATAGAGCGTAAGATGATCGTTCCGAATATGCATCTCCTTGTTATTGAGACGCCTGAAATAGCATCAAAGGTAAGGCCGGGTCAGTTTGTTATTGTACGTGCCAATGATGAGGGCGAGCGTATTCCACTCTCCGTAGCCGACTGGGACGTTGAAAAAGGTACGATTACCATTGTCTTCATGGAGGTCGGTGCATCAACAGGAGCGCTTGCCTGCCTGAACGAGGGAGATAGTGTTGCCACATGTGTCGGCCCTCTGGGCAATGAGACAGAAATCGGCAATTTTGGTACAGTCATGTGCATCGGTGGTTGCTATGGCATCGGGAGCATGTACCCTGTTGTGAAAGCGTTAAAAGAGGCAGGAAATAAAATCATCACTGTCTTTGAGGCAAGGAGCAATTACCTGATATACTGGACTGACAGGTTTATCCCTTTATCAAACAGAATATTCAATATAACCCGTGACGGCAGTCAGGGGTTTAAGGGTCATGTGAGCCGGCTGCCGGATGTCATCAACGGCCTTCTTGCCCCTCCTGATAGAATTATTGTAAACGGCTGCACATATTTAATGGCTCATGTATCAGAGATTACGAAGGACCTCGGGATTAAAACGGTTGTAAATCTGAACCCAATTATGATTGACGGGACCGGTATGTGCGGTGTCTGTCGTGTAACAGTCAATGGTAAGATGAAATTTGCCTGTGTCGATGGCCCTGAATTTGACGGACATGAAGTGGATTGGAAGGAATTTCTTGCACGCAGAAAGGCATATCTTGAGGAAGAGGTGTTGTTTTTCAGACGAAGTGAACCAAAACCAATAATCCACAAGGGGGGTAAGTGCCAAGCATGAATGAAGAAAAGACAGAAAAAACATCAAAAATAGATCTAAACCGGAACGATATGCCAAGGCAGTCTCCTGAAATCAGGCGTCATAATTTCAATGAGGTGGCGTTGGGCTATACAGAGGAACTTGCAGTTAAAGAGGCAAAGCGCTGCCTGCAATGTAAGAAACCGAGATGCAAAACAGGCTGTCCTGTAGAAATCGATATCCCTGATTTCATCTCCTTTATTGTAAAAGGAGATTTTGCGTCCGGGATAAAGAAATTAAAGGAAAAAAATTGTCTCCCTGCAGTGTGCGGAAGGGTGTGCCCCCAGGAGAGCCAGTGCGAATCACAGTGTATACTGGTCAATAAAAAAGGTGAAATCGCTATAGGAAGACTGGAAAGGTTCCTTGCAGATTGGGAGGCCAAACAGGGTGTTGTGGATATACCGCCCAAGGCAAAGCCTACCGGTAAAAAAGTAGCTATAGTCGGTTCCGGCCCGGCAGGGATCACAGTGGCAGGCGACCTTATACTCCTTGGCCACGAAGTGACAATATTCGAGGCGCTCCATAAGGCTGGAGGGGTATTGACATACGGAATCCCCGAATTCCGTCTCCCTAAAGCAATTGTTGCCAGAGAAGTTGACTACGTTAGAAAGCTTGGCGCAAAGGTCTTCACAGACTATGTTGTGGGAAAAACACGCTCTATAGATGAATTACTGAAAGAATTCGATGCTGTTTTTGTGGGAACAGGCGCAGGGCTCCCCTGGTTTATGGATATCCCGGGAGAAAATTTAAACGGAGTTTATTCGGCAAACGAATACCTTACCCGTATGAATCTCATGCAGGGATACCGTTACCCTATGTCTTCTACGCCTGTAAAAAAACATTTAAAGATAGCAGTTGTCGGCGGCGGGAACGTTGCCATGGATTCTGCAAGGACAGCACTCCGTATGGGGGCTGCTGAATCCAGGATCATTTACAGGCGCTCTCATGCAGAGCTGCCTGCACGGCTGGAAGAGAGTGAAAATGCCGAGGAGGAAGGAGTTATCTTTAACGTGCTGACCCTACCTGTCCGATATATCGGGGATGAGAACGGCTGGCTGAAAGAGATCGAATGTCTGCGAATGGAACTTGGTGAACCGGATGCCTCAGGGAGAAGAGCCCCTATAGAGATACCTAACTCAAACTTCCGTATGCAGATGGATGCTGTAGTCTGTGCTATCGGCAACAGCCCTAACCCGCTGGTGCCGTCAACTACTCCGGGGCTTGAAACAACACGTCGCGGGACGCTCGTTGCCGATCCTGAGACAGGAAAGACAACAAAAGATCGTGTCTGGGCAGGAGGGGATATTGTAACCGGCGCTGCAACGGTTATTCTCGCTATGGGTGCGGGACGAAAAGCGGCGCGCTCAATGCATCAATACCTGACGGCAGGAAAATAAAAATTACCCCGCCTGAAAAACATCCTGTTTGAGGGCGGGGTAATTTAATATCTATAACTATTTCCCTTTAATTTGAAGTGATTTATTCCAGTCATCAAGCTGGTCTTTATATTTTTCTGCAAGGCCGCTGTAATCGCCGTCTATAGTAATGGAAACAATCCTGTCTCCGCCGACGATGCTGTTCACGACCTTCTGGTCTTCTTCGCTTACGACCTGCCCGAAAATGGTGTGTTTATCATCCAGCCAGGGTGTGGCTACATGAGTAATAAAGAACTGGCTTCCGTTTGTACCGGGGCCTGCATTCGCCATGGAAAGTTTACCCGGTTTGTCGTGCCTCAAATCTTTTGAAAATTCATCCTTAAAACGATATCCAGGCCCGCCTGTGCCGGTGCCTGTTGGACACCCTCCCTGGATCATAAAATCCGGTATTACCCTGTGGAAAGTAAGACCGTCATAAAAACCCCTTTTGGACAAATTTACAAAGCTGAGAATCGTTAAGGGAGCTTTGTCCGGGAAAAGTGTCAGCCTGATATTGCCTTTTGCCGTGTTAATTGTTGCTGTTAACTGAGAATCATCCATTTTCTTATCACCTTTCGTTAAATTTTTTTCAGCAGCGTTTGCGCTCGCATTAAAGAGGAAAAATCCGATCAATAATATTGAACTTAAAACAAATATTTTTCTACCCAATTTAATCCTCTTGAATATTTTACCTCTGAAGCAGGAAAAAATTATGTGAAGCAAATATAACATCATCAGCAAACAAGGGTCAAGGTTTGCTTTATGTTCAGCGGCAGGGATTACAGTTTGAAGCGGGGAGATTTTGAATCCTTTGAACTTACTGAAAAATGAATATTGAAGTCTGTAAGAAATGTTTCTACGAGGCCATGAGCGCAATGTCTTCAAGCGTTACTTTCTTGAAAACATCTTTACTGCCGAACCTTTTTATTGCATCAAGTATCTCTATACCTGCTATCTTGCCGTCCGGGTCATAATCAACGGCAATGTCTTCTGCAACATGTTTTGTTGTGACTGTGGTCTCAATAAAACGAATATATAGTGCATCCACTTTCGAATCATAAGAAATTCTCATGACATTCCCTCCCGTCAGTAATAATAAGTATATACCGTTATCACAACAATTTCATTCTCTTCTTCAACAAAAACAGGTTTTATCGGTTTTGTTACGGCAGTGAGGGCACAGAGTTTACAGACAAATTATATCATTACCGGTTTAACTTTTTGCTTGACCAACTCTTTCCTTGTTCCATAATAAAGAAAGGAGAGTTTATTTATCTGGAGTTCTACAGTTTTCATCATTTTTTTATTTTCTATTTTTTTAGCCAGTATTTGCTTCTCAAAGCCCTGAGCACATGGAGCTCATACACCATCCTATCATTGGGAAATTCTTTTTTAATCTCCTTTTCTATCTGTTTCATAAGAACGTCCGGTATTCCCATTTCTCCCGCGACCTTCTGATAATCAAAATATTTTAGTGTTTCCATTGCCCCTCCTTATAATTCCTGGGGAGAAATAATCTCTATTACTCCAAATCCTGCCAAAGCGTTTATTGAGTTTACCATTCGTCTTGTCTTCACTTTTACCAGATGTGTAAAATTCCAGGATACGAGATATGGTACTTTCAGAGAGGCTTGTAGCTTTTCCCAGTCGATTTTATTCTCCGTGAATGCTTCGGGGATAATTTCCCTAAGTCTATTAATTTTTTCTTCGGTTATATTCAAGGATTTCCCGTCCATTTTTAAATTATCCTATTTTCTTGTAACTTTCCTCTATTTTTATATTATCCTCGCAAAATGCCAATAACATTACATAAAACCATTGCTGCAATGCTAAATGCTAAATGTTTCCCATTCACAGCAAAGAGATAACCTTGGGAAACAAGGGGCGTTCCATCCGTACGGTTTAATCACGGCAGCGGAGAGACAATTACGTCCTGAATTTTAGAAACAAGTTTTAATAGTGATATCGTACGGAACAAGGTAGGATAAGACTTTACGGAGATTTGTATTACGGTGTCCACTGTGGACACCACCGTGTCCGATAAGGTTTCAGGTTTCCGGTTATACTTTACTAAATCACTCATCACCCCATCCAAATTGTACCCTTTATCAGGATGTTTTGCCTGAATATATGCAAGTATGCCTTTGGCCTGATCTATGGGATTCAAGTCCTCGCAATGACTTTTAATATTTCACAAATCAGGGCTCATGTTTCAGATCAGCATAACACTTAAGGCTGAAGAGGGATTCGGTGTTTTTTATTGCTGCAACCACCGCTCTTTCCATTGCTCTTGCTGCTAAAAAACCTGTAACAGTAAGATCGGCTTCGATGGAGCCGGTTGCCATGGCAAATATTGTGTCGCCATCGAACATGGTATGGGCTGGCCTCATTGTTCTGGCATACCCGTTTTGGGCCATGGAAGCCAGCTTGGTGGCTTGTGCTTTGGTAAAGGCAGCGTTTGTTGCTATAACGCCGATGGTTGTATTGCCGCTGAAAAGATCCTTTTTGTCAGAATAAGATTTAATCATGATTTCTTCAGTATCGGCCAGAGTCATCATATTTTCATTAAGAGGACCTGCAAGCTTTTCTCCTGTCAGGGGATCAATGACATCACCCAGACAGTTCACGGCAACAAGGGCACCTATTTTCAAATCTCCTGCCTGAAGGGCATAACTCCCCAGGCCACTCTTCATCGCATGTTCCATGCCCAGAATTTTACCCACCGTAGCCCCTGTGCCGGCACCAGTATTCCCCTGTCCAGCACCCCTGTTGCCGGCATTTACACAAGCTTGGTACCCCATCTTTTTGTCGGGTCTGATTCTGCAGTCGCCGATTGTGAGGTCAAAGAGCGCAGCAGCGCAAACAATGGGAACCTTAGTTACATGGACATCAAAACCGATGCCTCTTTCCTCAAGGTACTGCATGACTCCGGCAGCAGCATCCAGCCCGAAGGCACTGCCTCCGGCCAGCATAACAGCATGAATCTTTTGCACCAGATTGACAGGATTTAACAAATCGGTTTCTCTGGTTCCGGGAGCGCCGCCTCTTACGTCCACCCCTGTTGTAGCACCTTGCTCGCTTATAATGACGGTGACGCCGGTTGCGGCTTCCAGGTCACTCGCGTGACCGACCATAATGCCTTCTATTTCATTGAAGCCTATTTCTTTTATCATTACACACCCCCTTTTTGATAATACTGGTTTTTTAGACGGTCAACGGCATGATTGGAATGTCAATCTGCGGTGCTCTGCTTCGCCTTGCGATCCTCCATCGTACATTCAGTACGATTACGGCCTGCAAGCCTCACAGCCCATCCACATCTTAGACATCCCTGCCATGCCGTTGCCCATCCAAGCCGGATTATCATCTAAGCTGATGGTAATCCGGCGGAACTGAATAAAGCCTTCTTCATTTCCCATACTTCGCTCTCCCTCCCGTACGGTCTTTCAAGAGTGCAGAAAAAGCTTTCCTTTGCGGAAACCAATCTTAGTGTCTGTCAGGGGTTTCCAGATGGACACTAAAATATTAATCTAATTAATCCTTTTTCAGCAGGGTAATTTCTTCCCGAAGCCACCAAAGCAGTACCAGTCCAGGAAGGGCAGTAAGGGTCGTTAGGAAGAAAAAGATTGCCCAGCCGGTGTATTCCACTACATAGCCTGCCGAAGGCGAAATGAAGATCCTTCCGATAGCGGCAATGGATGAAAGCAGTGCAAACTGTGTTGCACTAAAGCGCTTGTTGCACAAAGCCATTATAAGCGCTACAAAGGCTGTGGAGCCCATGCCGCCTGACAGGTTTTCAAAAGCTATGGCGAAAATCATCATGAAATAGTTTTTTCCTGTCCAGGCAAGGACCATGAAGGAAAGATTGGATACCATCTGGAGCAGGCCGAACGACATAAGCGCGCGATATAGCCCAAGCTTTATCATAAGGGTGCCACCGAAAAGAGCTCCGACGATTGTGGCAATAAGCCCCATGCCTTTGTTGATCGTGCCGACCTCGGTTGGAGTAAAACCGACGCCTCTCAGCAAAAAGGCGGTTGTCAAGGTGCCCGCATAGGCATCCCCAAGTTTGTAGAGGATAATCAGCAGCATAAAGACCAAAGCAAGACGACGGGAAAAGAAGTCTTTCAGCGGTCCCCATATTGCCTCTTCAAGGCTTTTGGGTGGGGCTATGTTTGAATCCGGTTCCTGCCCGGCAAGCGTGCCGAGCATACCGATTATCATCAATCCTGCCATTAGAAGGTATGTATTCTGCCAGCCTATATGTTCGGACAATATTAGAGCCAGGGCACCGGCAACAAGCATGGCGATACGGTAACCGGTTAAGAAAACAGCAACCCCTACGCCGCGCTCAACGACAGGAAGCACGTCTGTCCTGTATGCGTCAACGACAATATCCTGAGAAGCAGAGGTAAAAGCAACAAGGAAAGCAAGCGTTGCAAGCATAAGCGGGGCATGACGGGGCGAGATGATACCCATAATCCCTATGCCGATCATCAAAATAAGCTGGGTAAGGATTATCCATCCACGCCGCCGTCCCAGCCATGGCGGTACAAACCGGTCCATAAGCGGCGACCACAGGAATTTTATTGTGTAGGGGATACCTACCAGGGAAAAGATGCCAATGGTGCGCAAATCTGTCCCTGCAATAGTCAGCCACGCCTGCAATGTCCCGCTGGTAAGCGGCAAGGGAAGCCCTGAGGCAAAACCCAGAAGAACCATTACTGCCATGTGACGGCTGGTAAAAATTTGGAGATAGGGAGAAGGTTTTGGAGATGTTGAATGCCGAGTGTTGAATGTTGAATTGTTATCGTTTTCTGCCATTTGTCCTGAAAAAGTCCTTTGTGTACTGACCCGGGATTCTTAATGCTTCATTCAATGCCGGCTGTGTCATGCAGTTATTAAAAACTGAATCCTTTTACCCGGAACAGCCTGAGACATATCTCAACCACCTCATAATCATAGAGAATGTCCTTGTTCTTTTCTATCTCCTCAAGAGCTTCTTCAATCACACTGGCAGATCTGTACGAACGATGCGATATGATAGTTTCCAATGCATCGGCAACAGCAAGGATACGGGCCTCAATGAGTATCTGATTACCCATGAGTCCTTTCGGATAACCGGTGCCGTTTATCCGTTCATGGTGCTGAATTACTATTTCTGCTACAGGATGAGGCAGCCCGACATTTTTTAAAATATCGTAACCTGCTTGAGCATGCGTCTTAATGATTTCTATTTCCTTGTCATTAAGCTTGCCCGGTTTATTCAATATCTCGGCAGGTATAGATATCTTTCCGATGTCATGGGTAGAACCGGCAATGCGAATATTTTCGACCATATCTTTCGGCAGACCCATTTCCTGAGCTAAGGTACGTGAGAGGCTTGATACCCTCCTCTGGTGTCCTGCCGTATAGGGGTCTCTGATCTCAACAGCCAAAGATATTATATTGATTGTGCTCGCGAGGGTTCTCCTCAGTCTGTCCGTGTTCTGTTTAAAAGAATCTTCCGCAAGTTTATAACGTGTAATATCCTCTATTATGCCATCATGACGGATTATCCTGCCTTCTTCATTCTTAATAGTGCGGACATTCATTGAAACCCAGGATATATCCCCGTCCTTTTTGTAAAACTGTGTCTCAAAGCCTTTAACAACACCTTTTTCTTTAAGAAGATGTGTATATTCTTCCAGATTTTCATCGTCAACAAAAAGTTGCCGATCCATATCGGCAATGGTTGTTATCATTTCTTCAGGTGTCGCAAATCCGCATATGCGGGCCATTGCAGGGTTAACGCTGATTAAACTACCTTCAGGAGCGCTTTGGAAGATTCCTTCCAGAGCATTCTCAAAAAATGAACGATATTTGTTTTCGTTTTTGCTAAGGATATCTTCTGTCTGTAAGTGAAGGGAGTTTCTATATTCTAAAGCTTCAGCCATTTCATTAAATGTCTTGAACGCCTGGCTCAGTTCATCTTTCATTTGATCTTCGACGATACGCGCCGCAAGATCACCTTCCTTCACCTTCTTGCAGGCATCAAGGAGTTTGTCCAGCCTGCCTGTATTAATAATATTGCCTGCGCAACATATCAGAAAAACTTTAATAAACAAGTTTGTTCCGGCAGGCGTGTTTTGATTTTCTGCTTGAGGTAAACCTGCCTGTATTACAACGGATTGTCGGCTCATATCCTGTAAGTATTGCTGTTCGCACAACATGGCCTGTGAAAACTTTAGAATGTTGTCCCTTGTATTTGTCCTTTCATGCTTGTTTCGGTCCAATCCGAAACAGATAATAATTACAAAGGCAGAAAGAAAGGTTATTATTGCCGGAAAAAGTAATTTGATCCGGATAGACCTGAAAAATGCGTATCTCATTTGCACCCTCCTGAAGAAGGAAACTTACATCTAAGAATAGCTGCAAAGGTGTGTCGGAAGTATGTTGGTTCACCATTACAAACTTCGGTACACTAAACTTGTGCATACATTTACATATTTAATTGCTGTGTGTCAACATCCTCCTTCTTTTTGAAATTAAATTCCGCCCAAAGTCGGAAAAAGCCGGAAGCAGGCGACCCGGAGTAAGGCGCATTATATTGATATGCTTTATATTGCAGTTTTTTACCAAATTTCCCCTATTGAGCAGCTACTAAAAAATGTTCGAAATCACAAATCACACACAGTTCCATGCAGCATACAGGAACTGCACAGCCCTTTCTGCCAAGGAGTGGATAATAAATATAAATTTTTTAACATCATGATAATACATGGTTATTTCAGTCATTAACCAATTAAAAAAGCAAAGTGTTGATTGTAAATATATTTGATTTATTTTGCATACAAATTACTTGACAATATTTAAAACAATAATATATATATTGTATACAGTATACAAGGGGTAATTTATGGAAGATTATGAAATATTTAAAAATGTTACAATGCTTTCCCTTGAACAGGCAACGGTCTTGCCCTTTCTTACTTACAGATTATCGCTGGAAGGAACAAAGGTAATCAGAATGGAACACCCTGTTTATGGAGATCCGAACAGAAGAGTCGGAGAGAATAGACTGAACGAAGACAGGATGTATACATACTTTCTTGCCATTAACTGCAATAAAAAGGCGATAACTTTGGACCTCTCTGCGCCTGAGGCGCAGGATATTTTTAAAAAAATGCTTATTGATCTGAATGTTGATATATTTGCTACAAACCAGCTTCCAAAACATTACAAAAAACTTGGCATTGATTATGAAACAGTAAGTAAAATTAAAGAAAACATCATATGGGTGGGACTAACAGGTTTCGGCCCCGAGAGCAACGAGGCCGCATATGATCCTATTCTGCAGGCAAGAAGCGGGCTCATGGATATTACCGGTGATAGAAACGGTCCTCCTTATGTACTCGGAGTACCTCTCCCAGATATGGGTACGAGTGAGCACGCCTATGGGTTAATTATGAAGGCATTATACAAAAGAGCAATAACAGGAGAAGGCTCCAAAATAGATCTTTCAATGTTTCAGAGCACGGTCTCCTGGTTGACCGTGCCTATTACCCAGACCAAATCTTTTAACAAAAAGATCAAAAGAAGGGGGAATACCCACGAGTTTTTTGCCCCTGTCAGCGTATATAAAACGAAGGATGGTTATGCGTATATCGCTGTAGGAAACGACATACAGTGGGAGAGGATGTTGAAGATAAGCGGTTTTGAAACCCTTGAGAAACCCGAATATTCGAGAAACGAAGGAAGGATAAAGGATGTTGATGCTCTGAACAGAGCGATAGAAGAGGTTACGGTTAGATTCGGGACAGATGAATTAATCAGTCTGTTCGCCGATGCTACTATTCCTATTTCTAAAGTGAACACAATCGAGGAGGTACTGGAAGATCCCTATATAAAGGATGAAATACTTTCTTCAACCGATAAAAAATCCGGCACAACAATCTATCTTGCACCGCAGCCGCTTACAACTGGTTATGTGAAATCTCTGAACAGAAAATTACCTTTCCCCCCAAGGTTCGGAGAGCATAATGAGGAAATATATTGCAAAAAGCTTGGTATTTCTATAGAACATTTGGAACAATTGAAAGCTAAGAGGGTTATCTGAAATAGGGGGAATGTAAGGGCAACAGATTGATCCTGAATGTAATTTTTAAGAGGAGGAGATATGATTGACGAAGAACAGACATTAAGAAAAGGAAGGTTTTTACGTGAACAGGTTCACAAAAAACTGAAGGAAAACATAATAAACGGGATTTTGCCGCCTCATAAACGTTTAATCGAGGAAAAGATTGCGGCAGAAATGGAAATGAGCAGAACTCCTGTAAGGGAAGCTATTCAAAAACTTGAAAAAGAAGGTCTTATACATAAGCTTCCCAGAGGCGGCTATGCCATAAGTGTTGTTACAATAGAAGACGTAGACGATGTTTTCGGCCTTCGTGCTGTTATTGAGGGATATGCTGCGTATCTTGCAACGTTGAGGGCAACTGACGAGGACATAGCAGTTCTTGAAAATATTGTAAAAAAGGAAGAAAAATGCCTGCAGGTAAAGGATTATGATGAAATTATAACATTAAACACTGAGTTTCATGAAAAGCTTTACAAAGCAGCCAGAAGTTCAAAATTGTATGCCATGATATATGACCTGAGAGATTATATACATCGTTTCAGGGTCATGATCCTCCGTTATCAGGACTTTGTGGAGATATCCATTAAAGACCATAAGGATATGATTGCTCTGATGAAGGCAAAGGATGCGCAACGTGTCGAAAAGCTTGTCCGTAAGCACATCGCAAGAGGCAAGAACCTGTTAAAGAAGAGGATCAAGCGGGGCAATGTAAAATATGGATCTGGCAAAAAAGGTGCTGCAGGGGGATGAGAAAAGCGCAGCTCGTCTGATCTCGATAATGGAAGATGGTGGAGATGAAGGATACAGGTTAATCCCGCTTCTATTTCCTCATACAGGAAAAGCCAATATAATAGGTATAACCGGCACACCCGGTGCAGGGAAGAGCACCCTTATCGGCAAACTTGCCGTAATCTTTGCGAATAATGGAAAAAAAGTGGGGATTATTGCTGTTGACCCCACAAGCATGAAAAACCACGGAGCCCTTCTTGGAGATCGCTTAAGGATGAAGGATGCCGAGAATACGGAGGGTATTTTTATACGCTCCATGGCAAGCCGAGGCTACCCCGGAGGGATTGCAAAAGCAACAGCAGGCACGGTTTATGTCCTTGAAGCCCTCGGCAAAGATATTATTATGGTAGAAACAGTCGGCTCCGGTCAGACTGATACACAAATATATTCACTGTGCAACACTATAATTACCGTTTTAACACCGGACTATGGCGATGAAGTCCAGTTGATGAAGGCGGGACTCCTTGAAATAGGCGATATTGTCGCGATCAATAAGTCTGAAAATACCAATGCCGAAGATATTTCAACAGATGTTAAAGCATATATCAATCAGCGTGAAACAAAAGGTCGTCAAATACCTGTTTTAACAATACAAGCAAAGGAAGGCAGCGGTATAGAGAAACTTGTTGACGCTATCAACGAACATTTTGTTTATCTCAGTAAAAATATACACGGTAAAGAACTTAAAAAAGAAAAATTGAAAACACTGATGCTTGCTCTTCTCAGAGAAGAATTATGGGGAAAAGCCCTCAAAACATGGACCGACAATGAGTGCTTCGACGGCATCGTGAAAAAACTGCAAAAAGGAGAGATTGATCCATATACCGCTGTCCGAGCCGCATTGGAGATAAAAAGTCTTTAGTTTGAAGCAGGAATTGTAAATGGAGGGGCTGTGATGGATGAAAAAATAATAAAAGTTTTGATTGCGAAGCCGGGACTGGATGGCCATGACAGGGGGGCAAAGGTGATTTCTCATGCGCTCAAAGAAGCGGGCATGGAGGTTATCTATTCGGGACTCCACAAAACAATCGATCAGATTGTCCATATTGCCCTTCAGGAAGATGTTGACATTATCGGGCTTTCAATTATGACCGGTGCCCACATTT is a window of Pseudomonadota bacterium DNA encoding:
- a CDS encoding GntR family transcriptional regulator, encoding MIDEEQTLRKGRFLREQVHKKLKENIINGILPPHKRLIEEKIAAEMEMSRTPVREAIQKLEKEGLIHKLPRGGYAISVVTIEDVDDVFGLRAVIEGYAAYLATLRATDEDIAVLENIVKKEEKCLQVKDYDEIITLNTEFHEKLYKAARSSKLYAMIYDLRDYIHRFRVMILRYQDFVEISIKDHKDMIALMKAKDAQRVEKLVRKHIARGKNLLKKRIKRGNVKYGSGKKGAAGG
- the meaB gene encoding methylmalonyl Co-A mutase-associated GTPase MeaB, translating into MDLAKKVLQGDEKSAARLISIMEDGGDEGYRLIPLLFPHTGKANIIGITGTPGAGKSTLIGKLAVIFANNGKKVGIIAVDPTSMKNHGALLGDRLRMKDAENTEGIFIRSMASRGYPGGIAKATAGTVYVLEALGKDIIMVETVGSGQTDTQIYSLCNTIITVLTPDYGDEVQLMKAGLLEIGDIVAINKSENTNAEDISTDVKAYINQRETKGRQIPVLTIQAKEGSGIEKLVDAINEHFVYLSKNIHGKELKKEKLKTLMLALLREELWGKALKTWTDNECFDGIVKKLQKGEIDPYTAVRAALEIKSL
- a CDS encoding cobalamin-dependent protein (Presence of a B(12) (cobalamin)-binding domain implies dependence on cobalamin itself, in one of its several forms, or in some unusual lineages, dependence on a cobalamin-like analog.), whose amino-acid sequence is MDEKIIKVLIAKPGLDGHDRGAKVISHALKEAGMEVIYSGLHKTIDQIVHIALQEDVDIIGLSIMTGAHISIVGKLMKKMQEEDIIDKTVFVGGVIPAKDISKLKDLGVAGVFPGGTPLFETIELIKTHMKRT